In the Salvia miltiorrhiza cultivar Shanhuang (shh) chromosome 8, IMPLAD_Smil_shh, whole genome shotgun sequence genome, CCGCTGCACGCAGCTCCGGCCTCGACATCCGCTACACAACCTTCAGCGATGGCTTCCCGCTCGATTTCGACCGCGACGGCGCCAATTTCGACCAGTACGTGGAGTATTACCGCGATGGATTTCCGGATATAGTTGATCAACTAGTTGCCAAAATATTGCACTCTCATCCTTCAACTGCAGCTTCTAATTATTTCTTGATTGCTGATACCTTCTCCGTTTGGCCGGAGAAAATCGCCAAGAGATATGGCCTCGTGAATGTGTCTTTCTGGACGGAGCCGGCCTTAGTTTTCAGCTTGTATTATCACTTGGAACTTCTCAGGGGAAAGGGCCACGTCCCCGTCGACGGTCGCCGTGAAATGGTAGACTACGTGCCCGGCGTCGACTCCATCAATACCAAAGATTTCATGTCGTATTTACACGATACAGAGCTGGAGGTGATACACGACGTTATTTTCCGGGCGTTTGATGCAGTAAAAAGCGCTGATTTCATACTCTGCAACACCGTGGAAGAGCTCGAAGCAGACACAATATCAGCTTTGCAGCAGAAGCAGCCGTTCTATGCTATCGGCCCCCTTTTTCCGGCCAACAACTCCATCGCCAAGAGCCTTATGCCCGAAGCCGACTCCGCGGATTGGCTCAATTCGAGGCCGCCGGGATCGGTTTTGTACGTTTCATTCGGTAGCCTGGCCACGACCGATCGGAGCGTGATTCACGAAATCGCCGGCGGCCTTTTACTGAGCGAGGTGAACTTCATGTGGGTTATTCGACCTGGAATGGTGAATTCCGGTGGTGGAGTTCTGCCGGAAGGATTTGAAGATACGACGAGAAAGAGAGGGCTGATGGTGCCGTGGTGCAGCCAGAATGAGGTGCTGCGCAACCCGGCCATCGGCGGATTCTTGACTCATTGTGGATGGAACTCCATTCTTGAGAGCGTGTGGTGTGGGGTTCCGATGATTTGCTATCCGTTGTTTACGGATCAAATCACGAATAGGAAACTGGTGGTGGATGATTGGAAGGTGGGGATTAATCTGTGCGAGGGAGAAGGCATTATTAACAAGGAGGAAGTTGCAGAGAAGATAGAGTTTGTGATGAGTGAAGAAAGGTCAG is a window encoding:
- the LOC130997781 gene encoding UDP-glycosyltransferase 86A1-like, whose product is MDGHAIMVSFHLQGHIIPFVNLALKLASKGFSITFAHLDFVHQQISQSQRNPTQTDIFAAARSSGLDIRYTTFSDGFPLDFDRDGANFDQYVEYYRDGFPDIVDQLVAKILHSHPSTAASNYFLIADTFSVWPEKIAKRYGLVNVSFWTEPALVFSLYYHLELLRGKGHVPVDGRREMVDYVPGVDSINTKDFMSYLHDTELEVIHDVIFRAFDAVKSADFILCNTVEELEADTISALQQKQPFYAIGPLFPANNSIAKSLMPEADSADWLNSRPPGSVLYVSFGSLATTDRSVIHEIAGGLLLSEVNFMWVIRPGMVNSGGGVLPEGFEDTTRKRGLMVPWCSQNEVLRNPAIGGFLTHCGWNSILESVWCGVPMICYPLFTDQITNRKLVVDDWKVGINLCEGEGIINKEEVAEKIEFVMSEERSEELRQQMEKVRRTLENATSVDGSSNRNFDGFVEDVCHEIFRRQ